The sequence TCCAGCATGGACCTTGCCAACTGTTTAGCGGGTGATCCGGGTCATCGGTTTAACAATCGAAGGTCATCCGGCTTTCAGGCCTAACGACCTTATGTCCATGCCAGGATTGCCGCCTCCGGGTCGGAGAGGAAGGCGCCGACGTCCCGGAGGAACTTCGAGCCCAGCTCGCCGTCGATGATCCGGTGGTCGAAGGAGAGCCCCAGGGTGGTCACCTGACGTACCTTGATCTTGCCCTTGTGCACCCACGGAGTCGGCCGGATCGCGCCGAACGCCAGGATCGCCGACTCGCCGGGCGGCAGGATCGGAGTCCCGGTGTCGACCCCGAACACGCCCACGTTGGTGATCGAGAGCGTGCCGTGGGCCATGTCGGCCGGCGGCGTCCTGCCCGACTTCGCGGTCCGTACCAGGGTGTTGAGCGCCTCGGCCAGCTCCCGCAGAGTGAGACGGCCGGCGTCCTTGATGTTCGGCACGATCAGCCCGCGCTCGGTTGCCGCGGCGATGCCGAGGTTCACGTACTCCTTGACCACGATCTCGTTGGTCGCCGCGGACCAGGCCGAGTTGACCATCGGATGCCGTTTGACCGCGAGCAGCACCGCCTTCGCCACCAGCAGCAGCGGGGAGATCCGCAGCTCGGCGAACTCCGGCCGGGACCGGAGCTTGTCCAGTGCCTTCATCGACCGGGTGACGTCGACGGTGAGGAACTCGGTGACGTGCGGCGCGGTGAACGCCGAGGCCACCATGTTCTCCGCGGTCAGCTTCCGTACCCCCTTGACCGGGATGCGCTGCTCGCGGGAGGCGTCGAAGACCGCCGCGGCCGGTGCGGCCGGCACGGTTGCCGCCGCGGCCGCCGGTTTCCGGGCGCCTTCGGCGGCCTGGCGTACGTCCTCGCGCGTCACCGACCCGAGCGGTCCCGTCCCCACCACGGTGGCGAGGTCGACGCCCAGGTCGCGGGCCAGTTTCCGGACCGGCGGCTTGGCCAGCACCGGCCCGCTGCGGACCGGGGCCGCCGGGGGGACGGCGGGGGCCGGGGTCACCGGTGCCGGCGGGGCCGCCGGCGCGGGCGTGGCCGCGGCGATCCGGGGCCGCCGCTTCGCGCTGGTCTCCCGCGGGCCGTAACCGACCAGCACCGCGGTGCGCCCACCCGGCGCGGGCCCGCCGATCATTCCGGGCTCGACCGCGCCCTCGGCCGGCGCGATCTCGACCGCGTCCAGCGATTCGGCGGACGGCACCGGCAACGACGGCTCGGGCGCCGGCGGCCCGGCGCCCGGATCGGTGTCGATCGAGATGATCGGCTTGCCGACCTCCACGGTGGTACCGGCCTCGTGGAAGATCTTGGTGACCACGCCGGCCCACTTCGCCGGGATCTCGACGGCCGCCTTCGCCGTCTCCACCTCGACGATCGGCTGGTTCAGCTCGATCGTGTCACCGACCTTGACCAGCCAGGCGAGGATCTCGCCCTCGGTCAGGCCCTCGCCCAGGTCGGGCAGGTTGAACTCCTTGATCCGCGACATCGGCGTCACCAGCCGAACGAGCGGTCGACGGCGTCCAGCAACCGGTCCAGGTCGGGGAGGTACTCCTCCTCCACCCGGGCCGCCGGGTACGGGATGTCGTACCCGGTCACGCGCAGCACCGGCGCCTCCAGCGAGTAGAAGCACTCCTCGGTGATCCGGGCGGCCAGCTCGGCGCCCAGGCCACCGTTGCCCGGCGCCTCGTGCACCACCACCGCGCGGCCGGTCCGGCGGACCGACTCGAAGATCATCGGGTAGTCCACCGGGGACAGCGTGCGCAGGTCGATGACCTCGAGGTTGCGCCCGTCCTCACCGGCGGCGGACGCGGCGTCCAGTGCCACCCGCACCATCGGCCCGTACGCCAGCAGCGTCGCGTCGGTCCCGGGCCGCGCCACCCGCGCCGCGTGCAGCGGGTAGGCGCCGCTCACCGGCGCGTCCAGGTCGACCTCGCCCTTCTCCCAGTACCGCCGCTTCGGCTCGAAGAACACCACCGGGTCGTCGGAGGCGATCGCCTGCTGGATCATGGTGTACGCGTCCGACGGGTTCGAGCAGCTCACCACCTTGAGACCGGGGGTGTGCGCGAAGTACGCCTCGGGCGACTCGGAGTGGTGCTCGACCGCCCCGATGCCGCCGCCGTACGGGATCCGGATGACCATCGGCACCCGGACCTTGCCCTTGGAGCGGTAGAACATCTTCGCCACCTGGGCGACGATCTGGTTGTACGCCGGGAAGACGAAGCCGTCGAACTGGATCTCGCACACCGGGCGGTAACCCCGGATGGCGAGGCCGACCGCGGTCCCGACGATGCCGGCCTCGGCCAGCGGGGTGTCGATGACCCGATCCTCGCCGAAGTCCTTCTGCAGACCGTCGGTGATCCGGAAGACGCCGCCCAGCTTGCCGACGTCCTCTCCCATGATCACGACCTTGGGGTCGTTCTCCAGGGCGCGGCGCAGGCCGTGGTTGAGGGCCTTGCCCAGGGTGATCTTCTCGGCCATCAGTGTCCACTCCCCTCGAACGACGCGTGGTACTCCGCGAACGCCGTGCGCTGCGCCTCGATCTCCGGCGAACCGTTCGGATAGACGTGGTCGAACATCGTGACCGGTTGGGGATCCGGCATGGCCAGCACCCGCTCGCGCAGGTCCAGGGCGAGCTTGCGGGCGCTCTCGTCGACCTCGGCGAAGAAGTCCGCGTCGGCCATCTTCTGCTTGGTGAGGAAGGCCTTGACCCGGGCGATCGGGTCCTTGGCCTTCCACGACTCGACCTCGCTGGCGATGCGGTAGCGGGTCGGGTCG is a genomic window of Actinoplanes teichomyceticus ATCC 31121 containing:
- a CDS encoding dihydrolipoamide acetyltransferase family protein, coding for MSRIKEFNLPDLGEGLTEGEILAWLVKVGDTIELNQPIVEVETAKAAVEIPAKWAGVVTKIFHEAGTTVEVGKPIISIDTDPGAGPPAPEPSLPVPSAESLDAVEIAPAEGAVEPGMIGGPAPGGRTAVLVGYGPRETSAKRRPRIAAATPAPAAPPAPVTPAPAVPPAAPVRSGPVLAKPPVRKLARDLGVDLATVVGTGPLGSVTREDVRQAAEGARKPAAAAATVPAAPAAAVFDASREQRIPVKGVRKLTAENMVASAFTAPHVTEFLTVDVTRSMKALDKLRSRPEFAELRISPLLLVAKAVLLAVKRHPMVNSAWSAATNEIVVKEYVNLGIAAATERGLIVPNIKDAGRLTLRELAEALNTLVRTAKSGRTPPADMAHGTLSITNVGVFGVDTGTPILPPGESAILAFGAIRPTPWVHKGKIKVRQVTTLGLSFDHRIIDGELGSKFLRDVGAFLSDPEAAILAWT
- a CDS encoding alpha-ketoacid dehydrogenase subunit beta, which encodes MAEKITLGKALNHGLRRALENDPKVVIMGEDVGKLGGVFRITDGLQKDFGEDRVIDTPLAEAGIVGTAVGLAIRGYRPVCEIQFDGFVFPAYNQIVAQVAKMFYRSKGKVRVPMVIRIPYGGGIGAVEHHSESPEAYFAHTPGLKVVSCSNPSDAYTMIQQAIASDDPVVFFEPKRRYWEKGEVDLDAPVSGAYPLHAARVARPGTDATLLAYGPMVRVALDAASAAGEDGRNLEVIDLRTLSPVDYPMIFESVRRTGRAVVVHEAPGNGGLGAELAARITEECFYSLEAPVLRVTGYDIPYPAARVEEEYLPDLDRLLDAVDRSFGW